The following are encoded in a window of Mustela nigripes isolate SB6536 chromosome 1, MUSNIG.SB6536, whole genome shotgun sequence genomic DNA:
- the LOC132012362 gene encoding olfactory receptor 8B12-like → MAADNASTVTEFVLAGLTDEPELQMPLFFLFLGFYVVTVVGNLGLITLIGLNSHLHIPMYFFLLNLSFIDFSYSTTLTPKMLMGFVSKRNTISYAGCMTQFFFFCFFVFSESYILSAMAYDRYVAICKPLLYTVTMSPQVCFLLLLGVYGMGVFGAVAHMGNLMFITFCSDNLINHYMCDIIPLLELSCNSSYINLLVVFIVVTIGIGVPIVTIFISYGFILSSILHISSTEGRSKAFSTCSSHIIVVSLFFGSGAFMYLKPPTILPLDQGKVSSVFYTAVVPMFNPLIYSLRNKDVKIALKRTLGRKIFS, encoded by the coding sequence ATGGCTGCAGATAACGCCTCCACTGTGACAGAGTTTGTCCTTGCAGGCTTAACAGATGAGCCAGAACTCCAGATGCccctcttcttcctgtttctagGTTTCTATGTGGTCACGGTGGTGGGGAACCTGGGCCTGATAACCCTGATTGGGCTGAATTCTCACCTTCATAttcccatgtactttttcctccTCAACTTGTCCTTCATAGATTTTAGTTATTCCACTACTCTCACCCCTAAAATGCTCATGGGTTTTGTCTCAAAGAGAAATACCATTTCCTATGCAGGGTGTatgactcagtttttttttttctgcttctttgtcttttctgaatCCTACATCTTGTCGGCGATGGCATATGACCGTTATGTCGCCATCTGTAAACCACTGCTGTACACAGTCACCATGTCTCCTCAGGTGTGTTTCCTCCTTTTGTTGGGTGTTTATGGGATGGGGGTGTTTGGGGCTGTGGCCCATATGGGAAACCTAATGTTTATAACCTTTTGTTCTGACAACCTCATCAATCACTATATGTGCGATATCATTCCCCTCCTTGAGCTCTCCTGCAATAGCTCGTATATAAATTTGCTGGTGGTCTTTATTGTTGTGACCATCGGCATTGGGGTGCCCATTGTGACCATTTTCATCTCTTATGGTTTCATTCTTTCTAGTATTCTCCATATTAGTTCTACTGAGGGCAGATCTAAAGCCTTCAGTACCTGCAGTTCCCATATAATTGTGGTATCTCTTTTCTTTGGATCCGGAGCCTTTATGTACCTCAAACCACCTACTATTTTACCCCTTGACCAGGGGAAAGTGTCTTCTGTATTCTACACTGCTGTGGTGCCCATGTTCAACCCATTAATCTATAGTCTGAGGAACAAGGATGTCAAAATTGCCCTGAAGAGAACCTTAGGCAGAAAAATCTTCTCTTGA